The Oxalobacteraceae bacterium OTU3CINTB1 genome includes a window with the following:
- the rplU gene encoding 50S ribosomal protein L21 — MYAVIKTGGKQYKVVAGEKLKVEQIPADIGSELTIDQVLAVGEGESIKFGAPLVEGAKVLVTVVAHGRHDKVKIFKMRRRKHYQKHQGHRQNYTEIQIVSING; from the coding sequence ATGTACGCGGTCATAAAAACCGGTGGCAAACAATACAAAGTTGTCGCTGGCGAAAAACTTAAAGTAGAACAGATACCGGCAGACATTGGTTCCGAACTCACCATCGATCAGGTCCTCGCCGTTGGCGAAGGCGAAAGCATCAAGTTTGGTGCTCCCCTGGTTGAGGGTGCAAAGGTACTGGTTACTGTTGTGGCACACGGTCGTCACGATAAAGTGAAGATTTTCAAGATGCGTCGTCGTAAGCACTACCAGAAGCATCAAGGCCATCGCCAAAATTACACCGAAATCCAAATCGTATCGATCAACGGTTAA
- the ispB gene encoding octaprenyl diphosphate synthase: MSAATHTATQNNIAHSIAADMDAVNSVIRRKLHSEVSLVNQIAEYIISAGGKRIRPVLVLLVANAYSYKGTGHHELAAVVEFIHTATLLHDDVVDESSLRRGRATANALFGNAASVLVGDFLYSRSFQMMVGLNNMRVMQILSDATNVIAEGEVLQLLNMHDPDVSQERYLQVIRSKTAKLFEAAAELGALIAGANDAQIAAAGEYGRSLGTAFQLIDDVLDYAGDANEIGKNVGDDLREGKPTLPLIYLMENGTPEQRELVRTCIEQGDEQHFDTILAAITSSGALDYTRQQAETAARRAADAIADLPDSVYKESLLQLADFSVHRTH; the protein is encoded by the coding sequence TTGTCTGCCGCCACCCACACCGCAACACAAAACAATATCGCCCACTCGATCGCCGCCGACATGGACGCGGTCAACTCGGTGATCCGCCGCAAGCTGCATTCCGAGGTCAGCCTCGTCAATCAGATCGCTGAATACATCATCAGCGCCGGCGGCAAGCGCATCCGCCCGGTCCTCGTGCTGCTGGTGGCGAACGCCTATTCCTACAAGGGCACCGGGCACCACGAACTGGCCGCCGTGGTCGAATTCATCCACACCGCCACCCTGCTGCACGACGACGTCGTCGACGAATCGTCGCTGCGGCGTGGCCGCGCCACCGCCAACGCGCTGTTCGGCAACGCCGCCTCGGTGCTGGTGGGCGACTTCCTGTACTCGCGCTCGTTCCAGATGATGGTCGGCCTCAACAACATGCGCGTCATGCAGATTTTGTCGGACGCCACCAACGTCATCGCCGAGGGCGAAGTGTTGCAGTTGCTTAACATGCACGATCCCGACGTCAGCCAGGAGCGTTATCTGCAGGTGATCCGCTCCAAGACGGCCAAGCTGTTCGAAGCGGCGGCCGAGCTGGGCGCCTTGATCGCCGGCGCCAACGACGCGCAAATCGCCGCCGCCGGCGAATACGGCCGCTCGCTGGGCACGGCATTCCAGCTGATCGACGACGTGCTCGACTACGCCGGCGACGCCAATGAAATCGGCAAGAACGTCGGCGACGACCTGCGCGAAGGCAAGCCGACCCTGCCGCTGATCTACCTGATGGAAAACGGCACGCCGGAGCAACGCGAGCTGGTGCGCACCTGCATCGAGCAGGGCGACGAGCAGCACTTCGACACGATCCTGGCCGCCATCACGAGCAGCGGCGCGCTCGACTACACGCGCCAGCAAGCCGAAACGGCCGCCCGGCGCGCCGCTGACGCGATCGCCGACCTGCCCGACAGCGTGTACAAGGAATCGCTGCTGCAGCTGGCCGATTTCTCGGTCCACCGCACGCACTAA
- a CDS encoding TonB-dependent receptor yields the protein MKINQKIMCSSIAAALAALAGPVGAQQAPVKPSDEIEVVTVTAQKRKEDPAKVAMSISAVTGKQLQEEHIRDITDLTRVVPNISFTAASGNGGAGPGTSNIEIRGISSTAGAATVGVYLGDTPVTVGNVYTMGNVEPRFFDIDRVEVLRGPQVTLYGASSMGGTIKFVPNEPDLKEREFTTYTEASHTRDGSPSYSANVVGNIPLIADELALRIGVQAQHTGGYINQVDGDGAVLAKDINKYSDQELRLALKWKPTRALTITPSIYYQRLDAKDISAFNIELPNYQAQKQVREPSIDKLLTPSVTVNWDLGAVDLTSATSYFSRKFDRTQNGSAYNSYSLSTFLTSTNDGGKAPPELIDAIAALPSAVYLNNQVRQVSQEFRLASRPYDAAVSPWTWLAGTYFSRQHTNITENDPIFGVTDTFKQFGFDIYDPELLPDVRPGSFPNDNSFAGAFHYKEKQSSIFGEVNYYFTPTVHATVGARYLRASSNLEQRNGNYLAGAGNNSGASLKSTAFTPKYALTWEVDPRHTLYTSVSKGFRLGGSNIFVPPTTCGPDLELNGLTEGPPNYASDSLWNYEVGSKSRFLNNRLTINADVFYIKWKNIQQGVYLPTCAYTYNANAGDATSKGFEFDIKAKPIAGLTLSASGGYVKAELSNDQGIQNGVVGAVAGAQIQGVPKYNAAINARYNFALGDRSAFVMGGVQWVGSSKGSLNPELTDYERPAYHTADFSAGMGFDRYNVSVFVKNAFDNDKVIQHPQVASIVQGYRLMPRAIGVSLAAKF from the coding sequence ATGAAGATCAATCAAAAAATAATGTGCAGTTCCATCGCCGCCGCCTTGGCCGCGCTGGCCGGTCCGGTAGGCGCGCAACAGGCTCCGGTCAAACCGTCCGACGAGATCGAGGTTGTCACCGTCACCGCGCAAAAGCGCAAGGAAGATCCGGCCAAGGTGGCGATGAGTATTTCGGCCGTCACCGGCAAGCAGCTGCAGGAAGAGCACATCCGCGACATCACCGACCTGACGCGCGTGGTGCCCAACATCTCCTTCACCGCCGCCAGCGGCAACGGCGGCGCCGGGCCGGGCACGTCCAACATCGAGATACGCGGCATCAGCTCAACCGCCGGCGCGGCGACCGTCGGTGTCTACCTGGGCGATACGCCGGTCACCGTCGGCAACGTCTACACGATGGGGAACGTCGAGCCGAGGTTCTTCGATATCGACCGGGTGGAAGTGCTGCGCGGCCCGCAGGTGACCTTGTACGGCGCCAGCTCGATGGGCGGCACCATCAAATTCGTGCCGAACGAGCCGGATCTGAAGGAGCGCGAGTTCACCACCTACACCGAGGCCTCGCACACCAGGGACGGCAGCCCAAGCTACTCGGCCAACGTGGTCGGCAACATCCCGCTGATTGCCGACGAACTGGCGCTGCGCATCGGCGTGCAGGCGCAGCACACCGGCGGCTACATCAACCAGGTGGACGGCGACGGCGCGGTGCTCGCCAAGGACATCAACAAGTACAGCGACCAGGAACTGCGCCTGGCGCTGAAATGGAAGCCGACGCGCGCGCTGACGATCACGCCGTCGATCTACTACCAGCGCCTGGATGCGAAGGACATCTCTGCCTTCAACATCGAGCTGCCGAACTATCAGGCGCAGAAGCAGGTGCGCGAGCCTTCCATCGACAAGCTGCTCACGCCCAGCGTGACCGTCAACTGGGATCTTGGCGCGGTCGATCTGACGTCGGCCACCAGCTACTTTTCGCGCAAGTTCGACCGCACGCAGAACGGCTCGGCCTATAACAGCTATTCGCTGTCGACCTTCCTGACGTCGACTAACGATGGCGGCAAGGCGCCGCCGGAGCTGATCGACGCCATAGCGGCGCTGCCGTCGGCCGTGTATCTGAACAACCAGGTGCGGCAGGTGTCGCAGGAATTCCGCCTGGCTTCGCGTCCGTACGACGCGGCGGTGTCGCCGTGGACCTGGCTGGCGGGGACGTACTTCTCGCGCCAGCACACCAACATCACCGAGAACGATCCGATCTTCGGCGTGACCGACACCTTCAAGCAGTTTGGTTTCGACATTTACGATCCCGAGCTGCTGCCCGATGTGCGTCCCGGCTCCTTCCCGAACGATAACTCGTTCGCCGGCGCCTTCCACTACAAGGAGAAGCAGTCTTCCATCTTCGGAGAGGTCAATTACTACTTCACGCCGACCGTGCACGCCACGGTCGGCGCGCGCTACCTTCGCGCCAGCTCGAATCTGGAACAGCGCAACGGCAACTACCTGGCCGGCGCCGGCAACAACAGCGGCGCGAGCCTGAAGTCGACCGCGTTCACGCCGAAGTATGCGTTGACCTGGGAAGTCGATCCGCGCCATACCTTGTACACCAGCGTATCGAAGGGCTTCCGCCTGGGTGGATCGAACATCTTCGTGCCGCCGACCACCTGCGGTCCCGACCTGGAGTTGAACGGCCTGACCGAGGGGCCGCCGAACTACGCGTCGGACAGCCTGTGGAATTATGAGGTGGGCAGCAAGTCGCGCTTCCTCAACAACCGCTTGACGATCAACGCCGACGTCTTCTACATCAAGTGGAAGAACATCCAGCAGGGCGTTTATCTGCCGACCTGCGCGTACACGTATAACGCCAACGCCGGCGACGCCACCAGCAAGGGCTTCGAATTCGACATCAAGGCCAAGCCGATCGCCGGGTTGACCTTGAGCGCGTCGGGCGGGTATGTGAAGGCCGAGCTGTCGAACGACCAGGGCATCCAGAATGGCGTGGTCGGCGCGGTGGCGGGGGCGCAGATCCAGGGCGTACCGAAATATAACGCGGCGATCAACGCGCGCTATAACTTCGCATTGGGCGACCGCAGCGCGTTCGTCATGGGCGGCGTGCAGTGGGTCGGATCGAGCAAGGGTTCGCTCAATCCGGAGCTGACGGATTACGAGCGTCCGGCGTATCACACGGCCGACTTCAGCGCAGGCATGGGCTTCGACCGTTACAACGTCAGCGTGTTCGTTAAGAACGCGTTCGACAACGACAAGGTGATCCAGCATCCGCAGGTGGCGTCGATCGTGCAGGGTTATCGTTTGATGCCGCGTGCGATCGGTGTCAGTTTGGCGGCGAAGTTTTAA
- a CDS encoding vanadium-dependent haloperoxidase — protein MFELSRCIVLALVCALAGCASAPHVTVTPDKSNAVAYWHAVGAATVNVNATVPTATTEAEKYPAFSVDMATMHVAIYDAVAAITGRYQPLYAFPQGDFSGASPDAATGAAAFGVLRALFPDRAAHYRPAYDSFMASLPDGAAKTRGIALGNEVATAVLARRAADGRAIVLAEYVPGTAPGEYRGRNPVVRYFPHIRPFTLNSMDQFRPPPPPALDSAEYAADFNETKDYGGMLGSRRTPEQLELARFHTEAPQTFITRNFGRFARSTGDVGDAARLMAILYSGYTDAIGACFDAKYHYNAWRPLSAIPLAQTDDNPATASDTDWKPVLPTPPHPEYPAAHSCTAGAVGELLRLYFGTGNVSFTLDSIVTNVTRDYADVDALARESVQARIYGGMHFRYATTAGYTLGKQVAGWTMGHAFMRLNATK, from the coding sequence ATGTTTGAGCTGTCGCGGTGTATTGTGCTGGCGCTGGTGTGCGCCCTGGCCGGATGCGCAAGTGCGCCCCACGTCACCGTGACGCCGGACAAATCCAACGCGGTCGCGTACTGGCACGCGGTTGGTGCGGCGACCGTTAACGTTAACGCGACCGTTCCAACAGCCACCACCGAAGCGGAGAAATATCCCGCTTTCTCGGTCGACATGGCGACCATGCATGTGGCGATCTACGATGCGGTGGCTGCCATCACGGGACGTTATCAGCCGCTCTACGCGTTCCCTCAGGGCGATTTTTCCGGCGCCTCCCCGGACGCGGCGACCGGCGCGGCGGCTTTCGGCGTACTGCGGGCGCTGTTTCCCGACCGCGCGGCCCATTATCGTCCCGCGTACGACAGTTTCATGGCCTCGTTGCCGGATGGCGCTGCGAAGACGCGCGGCATTGCATTGGGAAATGAGGTGGCTACCGCCGTCCTTGCCCGGCGCGCGGCGGACGGGCGGGCGATAGTCCTGGCGGAATACGTCCCCGGCACGGCACCCGGGGAGTATCGCGGGCGCAATCCGGTGGTCCGCTATTTTCCCCATATCCGCCCGTTCACACTGAACAGCATGGACCAGTTCCGGCCGCCGCCTCCACCGGCCCTGGACAGCGCCGAATACGCGGCCGATTTCAATGAGACGAAGGACTACGGCGGCATGCTCGGCAGCCGGCGCACCCCCGAGCAGCTGGAGCTGGCGCGCTTCCACACCGAAGCGCCGCAAACGTTCATCACAAGAAATTTCGGACGCTTTGCGCGCAGCACCGGCGACGTTGGCGACGCCGCGCGCTTGATGGCGATCCTTTATTCCGGTTACACCGATGCGATCGGCGCGTGTTTCGACGCCAAATACCACTACAACGCCTGGCGCCCGCTCAGCGCCATCCCGCTGGCGCAGACGGACGACAATCCGGCCACGGCGAGCGATACGGATTGGAAACCGGTCCTGCCGACGCCGCCGCACCCGGAATACCCGGCCGCACACTCGTGCACGGCCGGGGCCGTGGGCGAGCTGTTGCGCCTGTACTTCGGCACCGGCAACGTCAGCTTTACTCTGGATAGCATCGTGACCAATGTGACCCGCGACTATGCCGACGTGGACGCGTTGGCGCGCGAGAGTGTCCAGGCGCGCATCTACGGCGGCATGCACTTCCGTTACGCCACCACAGCCGGCTACACCCTGGGGAAGCAAGTCGCTGGCTGGACCATGGGACACGCCTTCATGAGGCTGAACGCCACGAAATAG
- a CDS encoding alkaline phosphatase: protein MKPTKIAAALALTLASAQAAHAAGEAKNIIFFLGDGMGPTTVTAARIYKYGEDGSLTMDTLERTARIKTFSADAQTTDSAPSMAAYMTGVKMNNEVISMSPETVATNPGRDANGNLGVNNCAAGNGTPATTILELAKAKGKAVGAITTTELTHATPAATYSHICNRNAQYHIAAQLVPGGAGFNSALGDGVDVLMGGGRNHFTPFGTANTTGRADGRNLLTELQAKGYTVAANKAEMNAASGKKFIGLYSTKSHLEYELDRTATPPLGEGATQPSLAEMTVKAMDLLAQNTNGYFLMVEGGRIDHALHGTNAKRALTDTIAFDDAIKAALAKAKLTDPTLANTLIVVTADHDHTLAFNGYGKRGNPILDINRGYRDGQPAKDADGKTYTTLVFGNGPNRVNTRADLDSSTVLADNYLQETGVRLSSETHGGGDVKLFATGAGAKPFKGTLDNTKVFGLLKSAFGL, encoded by the coding sequence ATGAAACCCACCAAAATCGCGGCCGCGCTGGCCCTGACCCTGGCCAGCGCCCAAGCGGCCCACGCCGCCGGCGAAGCCAAGAACATCATCTTCTTCCTCGGCGACGGCATGGGGCCGACCACCGTCACCGCCGCACGCATCTACAAGTACGGCGAAGACGGCAGCCTGACCATGGATACGCTCGAGCGCACCGCCCGCATCAAGACCTTCTCGGCCGACGCCCAGACCACCGACAGCGCGCCGTCGATGGCCGCCTACATGACCGGCGTGAAGATGAACAACGAGGTCATCTCGATGTCGCCCGAAACAGTCGCCACCAATCCCGGCCGCGATGCCAACGGCAACCTCGGCGTGAACAATTGCGCCGCCGGCAACGGTACGCCGGCCACCACCATCCTGGAACTGGCCAAGGCGAAGGGCAAGGCGGTCGGCGCCATCACCACCACCGAGCTGACCCACGCGACGCCGGCGGCGACCTATTCGCACATCTGCAACCGCAACGCGCAGTACCACATCGCGGCGCAGCTGGTGCCCGGCGGCGCCGGCTTCAACAGCGCGCTGGGCGACGGCGTCGACGTGCTCATGGGCGGCGGCCGCAACCACTTCACGCCGTTCGGCACGGCCAACACCACCGGCCGCGCGGACGGGCGCAACCTGCTCACCGAGCTGCAAGCCAAGGGGTACACCGTGGCCGCCAACAAGGCCGAGATGAACGCCGCCAGCGGCAAGAAATTCATCGGCCTGTACAGCACCAAGAGCCATCTGGAATATGAACTGGACCGCACGGCGACGCCGCCGCTGGGCGAGGGCGCGACCCAGCCGAGCCTGGCCGAGATGACCGTCAAGGCGATGGACCTGCTGGCGCAAAACACCAACGGCTACTTCCTGATGGTCGAGGGCGGCCGCATCGACCACGCGCTGCACGGCACCAACGCCAAGCGCGCGCTGACCGACACCATCGCCTTCGACGACGCCATCAAGGCGGCGCTGGCCAAGGCCAAGCTGACCGATCCAACGCTGGCCAATACCTTGATCGTCGTCACCGCCGACCACGACCATACCTTGGCGTTCAACGGCTACGGCAAGCGCGGCAATCCTATCCTCGACATCAACCGTGGCTACCGCGACGGCCAGCCGGCCAAGGATGCGGACGGCAAGACCTACACGACCCTGGTGTTCGGTAACGGTCCGAACCGCGTGAACACGCGCGCGGACCTCGACAGCAGCACCGTGCTGGCCGACAACTATCTGCAGGAGACCGGCGTGCGCCTGTCGAGCGAAACCCACGGCGGCGGCGACGTCAAGCTGTTCGCCACCGGCGCCGGCGCCAAGCCGTTCAAGGGTACGCTGGACAACACCAAGGTGTTCGGCTTGCTCAAGTCGGCTTTCGGCCTGTAA
- a CDS encoding alkaline phosphatase translates to MKRTSILLAGLSAALIAGCSSDSTPINTPVTSPVAAAPKNVIFFLGDGMGMTTMTAARIYAVGEDGELTVDTLPETAFVKTYSNDAQVTDSAPSMAAYMTGVKMNNEVISMSSNTKAVDPVADANGNKLGNNCGANNGTPATTLLELAKAQGLGTGVVTTTRVTHATPAATYSHICHRDLENDIAAASVPGGTGYNSALGTGLDVLLGGGSQFFTPVKDGGKRSDGRNLITEMKAKNAAFVSNVTELNAIDASKTERLLGLFTSSHMSYDLDRDPAKEPSLAEMTTKAMDMLAKNSKGYFLMVEGGRIDHALHETTAKKALQDMVAFDNAIKAALAKARVTDPELKNTLVVVTADHDHTLVLNGYAKRTGKTTAGNAGVLGVVKNYVTGAVDKDLDGAPYSIIGFGNGENRTQGSRSSMTSLDDSVTGSNTYHQEAVVRMPAGGETHGGTDVFLAATGKGADTFTGTIDNTKVYSLVKAAAGL, encoded by the coding sequence ATGAAACGCACGTCCATACTCCTTGCCGGCCTGAGCGCGGCGCTGATCGCCGGCTGCAGCAGCGATTCCACGCCGATCAACACGCCCGTGACCTCGCCGGTGGCCGCCGCGCCGAAGAACGTGATCTTCTTCCTCGGCGACGGCATGGGCATGACCACCATGACCGCCGCGCGCATCTACGCCGTCGGCGAGGACGGCGAGCTGACCGTCGACACCTTGCCGGAAACGGCTTTCGTCAAAACCTACTCGAACGACGCCCAGGTCACCGACAGCGCGCCGTCGATGGCGGCTTACATGACCGGCGTGAAGATGAACAACGAGGTGATCTCGATGTCGTCCAACACCAAGGCGGTCGATCCGGTGGCCGACGCCAACGGCAACAAGCTGGGCAACAACTGCGGCGCCAACAACGGCACGCCGGCCACCACCTTGCTGGAACTGGCCAAGGCGCAGGGCCTGGGCACCGGCGTGGTCACCACCACCCGCGTCACCCATGCCACGCCGGCGGCGACCTATTCGCACATCTGCCACCGCGACCTGGAGAACGATATCGCCGCCGCCTCGGTGCCGGGCGGCACCGGCTACAACAGCGCCCTGGGCACCGGCCTGGACGTGCTGCTGGGCGGCGGCAGCCAGTTCTTTACCCCCGTCAAGGACGGCGGCAAGCGCAGCGATGGCCGCAACCTGATCACCGAGATGAAAGCAAAGAACGCCGCCTTCGTCAGCAACGTGACCGAACTGAACGCCATCGATGCCAGCAAGACCGAGCGCCTGCTGGGCCTGTTCACGTCGAGCCACATGAGCTACGACCTGGATCGCGATCCGGCCAAGGAGCCGAGCCTGGCCGAGATGACCACCAAGGCGATGGACATGCTGGCAAAGAACAGCAAAGGCTATTTCCTGATGGTCGAGGGCGGCCGCATCGACCATGCGCTGCACGAAACCACCGCCAAGAAGGCGCTGCAGGACATGGTCGCGTTCGACAACGCCATCAAGGCGGCGCTGGCCAAGGCCCGCGTCACCGATCCCGAATTGAAAAACACGCTGGTCGTCGTCACCGCCGACCATGACCACACCCTGGTGCTGAACGGCTACGCCAAACGCACCGGCAAGACCACCGCCGGCAACGCGGGCGTGCTGGGCGTGGTGAAGAACTACGTCACCGGCGCGGTCGACAAGGATCTGGACGGCGCGCCGTATTCGATCATCGGCTTCGGCAACGGCGAGAACCGCACCCAGGGCAGCCGCAGCAGCATGACCAGCCTGGACGACAGCGTCACCGGTTCCAACACCTACCACCAGGAAGCGGTGGTGCGCATGCCGGCCGGCGGCGAGACCCACGGCGGCACCGATGTGTTCCTGGCCGCCACCGGCAAGGGCGCCGACACCTTCACCGGCACCATCGACAACACCAAGGTCTACAGCCTGGTCAAGGCCGCCGCCGGCCTGTAA
- a CDS encoding PEP-CTERM sorting domain-containing protein: MKFARKAMVAACLVAATSPVFADAYSTATFGNLTITLIDLNVDDGVAASIQFLPRTTKFTDGASIRGEVETWREVGSFVDLHDEKMNKSAAWGSANIAGGAQTETASMSASVNASADGNGFTSLNLSGSALSTPGHLSYFNGAANVPAINLREFMLSANTQVVFSVAGSMSVSTNPGTYPGELRNELAFARLGLQVSGLDLEGNVLVDQHEQTLSVGYPGDLIPSGGGDSWSGMISSSYSNLSAESAGGGFWAYGGIEGASMITAVPEPETYGMLLGGLGLIGAVARRRRRAGA; the protein is encoded by the coding sequence ATGAAATTCGCACGCAAAGCAATGGTTGCCGCCTGCCTGGTGGCCGCCACCAGTCCTGTTTTTGCGGACGCTTACAGCACGGCCACTTTCGGCAATCTCACCATCACATTAATCGATCTGAATGTCGACGACGGTGTGGCCGCCAGTATCCAGTTCCTTCCCCGCACGACCAAATTTACCGACGGCGCCTCGATCAGGGGCGAAGTCGAGACTTGGCGTGAAGTGGGTAGCTTTGTCGATCTGCACGACGAAAAGATGAATAAATCAGCCGCTTGGGGTAGCGCTAACATTGCTGGCGGCGCACAAACTGAGACAGCGTCGATGTCCGCCAGCGTTAACGCCTCGGCCGATGGCAACGGCTTCACGTCCCTCAACTTGTCCGGCAGCGCACTGTCGACGCCGGGACACCTGAGCTATTTCAACGGCGCGGCTAACGTGCCAGCCATCAATCTGCGCGAGTTCATGTTATCGGCAAATACCCAGGTGGTGTTTTCGGTGGCCGGCTCCATGAGTGTGAGCACCAATCCCGGCACCTATCCCGGCGAACTGCGCAACGAATTGGCTTTCGCGCGGCTGGGGCTGCAGGTGAGCGGACTGGACCTGGAGGGAAACGTGCTGGTGGACCAGCATGAGCAAACGCTGAGCGTGGGCTATCCCGGCGATCTCATTCCGAGCGGTGGCGGCGATAGCTGGAGCGGGATGATTTCGTCCAGCTACAGCAACCTGAGCGCAGAGAGCGCCGGCGGCGGATTCTGGGCGTACGGCGGTATCGAGGGCGCCTCCATGATCACGGCCGTGCCGGAACCCGAGACCTACGGCATGCTGCTTGGCGGCCTGGGACTGATCGGTGCCGTCGCGCGCCGCCGCCGCCGCGCTGGCGCGTAA